A stretch of Desulfurivibrio alkaliphilus AHT 2 DNA encodes these proteins:
- a CDS encoding response regulator → MNEQGPILVVDDDRDLRETIEEILSPEGFNVVCCGSADSALALIQDTPFALILLDMIMPGTDGMTAINLIRKVSPRVRIVVITAYASIPNAVEAMRRGANDYLVKPFSIETLLTTVRRNLAEAELDNHQCADIDAVFQGLANMLRRQIITTLQQRGDCRFMELVRALAVEDHTKVNFHLKTLREAGFVSQRQNKSYYLTPAGLRAANCLNMINKGV, encoded by the coding sequence ATGAACGAGCAAGGCCCCATTCTGGTAGTCGATGACGACCGGGATTTGCGTGAAACCATCGAGGAAATTCTCTCTCCGGAAGGTTTCAACGTGGTTTGCTGCGGCAGCGCCGACAGCGCCCTGGCGCTAATCCAGGACACCCCGTTCGCCCTTATTCTGCTGGACATGATCATGCCCGGCACCGATGGGATGACCGCCATCAACCTGATCCGCAAGGTGTCTCCCCGGGTGCGGATCGTGGTCATTACCGCCTATGCCTCGATTCCCAATGCCGTTGAAGCCATGCGCAGAGGCGCCAACGACTATCTCGTCAAACCGTTCAGTATCGAGACCCTTTTGACCACCGTTCGCCGCAACCTGGCGGAAGCAGAACTGGACAACCACCAGTGCGCCGATATAGATGCCGTTTTCCAAGGGCTGGCCAACATGCTGCGGCGACAAATAATCACCACCTTGCAGCAGCGAGGGGACTGCCGCTTCATGGAACTGGTACGAGCCCTGGCCGTAGAGGATCATACCAAGGTCAACTTTCACCTCAAAACCCTGCGGGAAGCCGGCTTTGTCAGCCAGCGACAAAACAAAAGCTATTACCTGACCCCGGCTGGACTGCGGGCGGCCAACTGCCTGAACATGATCAATAAAGGGGTTTAA
- a CDS encoding undecaprenyl-diphosphate phosphatase, with protein MDLLQIIILAVVQGLTEFLPISSSAHLILVPVFTDWPDQGLSFDIAVHLGSLGAVLYYFRRELAEMSRDWCRSLQRRQLVGESRLAWAVLLGTIPVGLAGLALKGLVENEWRSPVVIGLSLIGFGLLLAWSDWKHKNGRDEHSLSWKDVAIIGCAQALALIPGTSRSGITMTAALFLGLSREAASRFSFLLSIPVIILAIGLEVLTLLGSDEVVEWGSLLLGTILAGLAAYLCIHYFLAFIRRIGMQPFVVYRLLLGMVLLYLFW; from the coding sequence ATGGATTTACTGCAGATTATCATCCTGGCCGTGGTGCAGGGCCTCACCGAATTTCTGCCCATCTCCTCCTCGGCTCACCTGATCCTGGTGCCGGTCTTCACCGATTGGCCGGATCAGGGCCTGAGCTTTGATATCGCCGTGCACTTGGGTAGCCTGGGGGCGGTGCTATACTATTTCCGCCGGGAACTGGCGGAAATGAGCCGCGACTGGTGCCGTTCGCTGCAGCGTCGCCAACTGGTGGGGGAGAGCCGGCTGGCCTGGGCGGTGCTGCTGGGCACCATTCCCGTGGGGCTGGCCGGTCTGGCCCTCAAGGGGCTGGTGGAAAATGAGTGGCGTTCGCCGGTGGTGATCGGGCTTAGTTTGATCGGGTTTGGCCTGCTGCTGGCCTGGTCCGACTGGAAGCATAAAAACGGCCGGGATGAGCACAGCCTAAGCTGGAAGGATGTGGCCATCATCGGCTGTGCCCAGGCCCTGGCCCTGATCCCCGGTACCTCGCGCTCCGGTATCACCATGACCGCCGCGCTTTTTCTGGGCTTGAGCCGAGAGGCGGCCAGCCGTTTTTCCTTTCTCCTTTCCATCCCGGTGATTATTCTGGCCATCGGCCTGGAAGTTCTTACCCTGCTGGGTTCCGATGAAGTGGTGGAGTGGGGAAGTCTGCTGCTCGGCACCATCCTGGCCGGCCTGGCCGCCTACCTTTGCATCCACTACTTTCTGGCCTTCATCCGCCGGATCGGCATGCAGCCTTTTGTGGTTTACCGCCTGCTGCTTGGGATGGTCCTCCTTTACCTGTTCTGGTGA
- a CDS encoding ArsR/SmtB family transcription factor gives MEEKKVSASAQLLSMEILEQAAECLRTLAHPHRLRIVQILLDHEESVGELARACELPSHMVSEHLRLLKDRGFLESRRDGRKVFYSIAEPALASIMHCIEERFGSSQQSPTPHQ, from the coding sequence ATGGAAGAAAAAAAGGTAAGCGCTTCGGCTCAGCTTCTTTCCATGGAGATCCTGGAGCAAGCCGCCGAATGCTTGCGTACCCTGGCCCACCCCCATCGGCTGCGGATCGTCCAGATTCTGCTGGATCATGAAGAGTCGGTGGGAGAATTGGCCCGGGCCTGCGAGTTGCCCAGCCACATGGTTTCCGAACACCTTCGTCTGCTGAAGGATCGTGGCTTTCTGGAAAGTCGCCGGGATGGCCGCAAGGTGTTCTACAGTATCGCCGAACCGGCCCTGGCCAGCATCATGCACTGTATCGAGGAGCGTTTCGGAAGTTCCCAGCAATCACCCACCCCGCACCAATAA
- a CDS encoding GGDEF domain-containing protein — protein MMTALNILVLIGAAMHLASIYLVSKLVRELPQDNLRQGWKILGIFIFFFFVSYLVYVFLQQSRTGELSGVDLIAPFILFFGAIFVLLVNLLSLKTTLELKRICTLEQENITDPLLGIYNRRYLEEMLELEFRLSRRDGLPLSILLLDIDHFKEVNDKHGHLAGDRTLLNLVQEIKGNLRETDQLARYGGEEILIMLPHTPEDGAKLVAEKIRRGIAGGIMVAAGEREDEGWPDISITVSIGVAGLRDEFSSGKELFAKADQALYRAKKTGRNRCVAASELEQKKK, from the coding sequence ATGATGACCGCCCTGAATATTCTGGTACTGATTGGCGCCGCCATGCACCTGGCTTCAATCTACCTGGTCTCCAAGCTTGTTCGTGAGCTGCCCCAGGACAACCTGCGCCAGGGCTGGAAAATTTTGGGAATTTTCATCTTTTTCTTTTTTGTCAGCTATCTGGTTTATGTGTTTCTGCAACAGAGCAGAACCGGGGAGCTCAGTGGCGTCGACCTGATCGCACCGTTTATCCTTTTTTTCGGGGCGATTTTTGTGCTCTTGGTCAACCTGCTTTCCCTCAAGACCACCCTGGAGCTCAAGCGGATCTGCACCCTTGAGCAGGAAAATATTACCGACCCTCTGCTGGGCATCTACAACCGCCGCTACCTCGAGGAGATGCTGGAACTGGAGTTTCGTCTTTCCCGTCGTGACGGATTGCCATTGTCCATACTGCTGCTGGATATCGACCATTTTAAGGAAGTAAACGATAAGCACGGGCATTTGGCCGGCGATCGCACCCTGCTTAACCTGGTTCAAGAAATCAAGGGCAACCTCCGGGAAACCGACCAGCTGGCCCGCTACGGGGGAGAGGAAATATTGATCATGCTGCCCCATACCCCAGAGGACGGGGCAAAGTTGGTAGCGGAGAAAATCCGCCGGGGCATAGCCGGTGGGATCATGGTGGCAGCCGGCGAACGGGAAGACGAAGGGTGGCCGGATATCTCCATTACAGTCAGTATCGGGGTGGCGGGATTAAGAGATGAGTTCAGCTCGGGAAAAGAGCTGTTTGCCAAGGCCGACCAGGCCCTTTACCGGGCCAAGAAAACGGGCCGCAATCGCTGTGTGGCGGCGTCCGAGCTGGAGCAAAAAAAGAAATAA
- a CDS encoding DUF3373 domain-containing protein, whose protein sequence is MRKKISMLALAGALVIPGAALAQELSLEERVEALTREVEELKAHTAELDDTLWHDMSTRFHLSGDFRSRYDYYSRDRYVGTNYVVPPGFTDPVPTDTKKITEKNKNLMTNRLRLNMYAKAQDNVEFVGRLAMFKAWGMQNAPNDDGGFFGGYPGIDGNSGRRVDDNKLLVDRAIVNWNNIADTNFWFSIGRRPTTDGPPSQLRMNSETRMATPLSYMDWPFDGLTIGYAYDKLFNLIDLPGRVRFCYGRGFEAGLGENTLKDTDFMGISWDIYNQGSRFVYFQSYVAKEVFNYPDISDAMVAAEVANMMGPRDNIGDIYHTSAMYMDQWQNLNYFIGGGWSRTDPNRNGMFNDYMAMMMGTDGPNTDSENGYSIYLGVRYDLPQTAFKFGAEYNYGSEYWIGMSPGHDDIYASKLATRGQVFEIYGIYDIPGRPVSRFGNAFIRVGYQHYDYDYTGSLDWNMRPYDLGKSSDRTEAAAMGVAAVDKADQVYVTFEARF, encoded by the coding sequence ATGAGGAAAAAGATCAGTATGTTGGCTTTGGCCGGGGCGCTGGTGATCCCCGGCGCGGCGCTGGCGCAGGAATTAAGCCTGGAGGAGAGAGTCGAGGCCCTGACCCGTGAGGTGGAGGAGTTAAAAGCGCACACCGCCGAGCTGGATGATACCCTCTGGCACGACATGAGCACCCGTTTTCACCTGTCCGGCGACTTTCGTAGCCGCTACGATTACTACAGCCGTGATCGTTATGTGGGCACCAATTACGTTGTTCCTCCCGGCTTTACGGACCCGGTGCCCACTGACACCAAAAAAATTACCGAAAAGAACAAAAACCTGATGACCAACCGCCTGCGGCTGAACATGTACGCCAAGGCCCAGGATAACGTCGAATTCGTCGGCCGCCTGGCCATGTTCAAGGCCTGGGGGATGCAGAATGCGCCCAATGACGATGGCGGTTTCTTTGGTGGTTATCCTGGAATTGACGGCAATTCCGGTCGTCGGGTGGATGACAACAAGCTGCTGGTGGACCGGGCCATTGTTAACTGGAACAACATCGCCGACACCAACTTCTGGTTTTCCATCGGCCGCCGCCCCACCACCGACGGCCCGCCCAGCCAGTTAAGGATGAACAGCGAAACCAGGATGGCCACCCCGCTCTCCTACATGGACTGGCCCTTTGACGGTTTAACCATCGGTTATGCCTACGACAAATTATTCAACCTTATCGATCTGCCCGGTCGGGTACGTTTCTGTTACGGCCGCGGGTTCGAGGCCGGCCTGGGCGAAAACACCCTCAAAGATACCGATTTCATGGGGATCAGCTGGGATATCTACAACCAGGGCAGTCGTTTTGTCTACTTCCAGTCCTATGTGGCCAAGGAGGTCTTCAACTATCCCGATATCTCCGACGCCATGGTGGCGGCCGAAGTTGCAAATATGATGGGACCCCGGGACAACATTGGCGACATCTATCACACTTCGGCCATGTATATGGACCAATGGCAGAATCTCAACTACTTCATCGGTGGCGGCTGGAGCCGCACCGATCCCAACCGCAACGGGATGTTTAACGATTATATGGCCATGATGATGGGAACCGATGGCCCCAATACGGATTCGGAAAACGGTTACTCCATTTATCTTGGTGTTCGCTATGATCTGCCCCAGACCGCCTTCAAGTTTGGCGCCGAGTACAACTACGGCAGTGAGTACTGGATCGGGATGAGCCCGGGCCATGACGACATTTACGCCTCCAAGCTGGCCACCCGAGGTCAGGTTTTTGAAATCTACGGGATTTATGACATCCCCGGCCGGCCGGTTTCGCGCTTTGGCAACGCCTTTATTCGGGTTGGTTACCAGCACTACGATTATGACTATACCGGTTCGCTGGACTGGAACATGCGCCCCTACGACCTGGGCAAATCTTCAGACAGGACGGAAGCGGCAGCCATGGGTGTAGCCGCCGTTGACAAAGCCGATCAGGTTTACGTGACCTTCGAGGCTCGTTTCTAA
- the selD gene encoding selenide, water dikinase SelD: MAHKLTSTVKAAGUAAKLGPGDLDRVLAELGVPGADDPRLLAGIGGGEDAGVYRLNDETALIQTVDFFTPIVDDPYLFGQIAAANALSDVYAMGGTPLLAMNLVAFPVKKLDCSILRDILKGGLDMVTEAGALLVGGHSIEDEEIKYGLSVTGTVHPSRLLLNSGARPGDQLLLTKPIGTGVLATAIKGGLTGAGTEKLIGRVMALLNREAAQVMTSSGAHACTDITGFGLLGHLSEMAAASGVGVEIEAAAVPLLPETLHFAGMGIIPAGAHHNRQHFQQFVDCRLPDTDPREMVLYDPQTSGGLLIAAPPKSIAAMAERLHKRRYPLDFGIIGRVTDASPGRLNVI; this comes from the coding sequence ATGGCACACAAACTTACCAGCACCGTAAAAGCCGCCGGTTGAGCCGCCAAGCTGGGTCCGGGGGACCTGGACCGGGTATTGGCGGAGTTGGGCGTGCCGGGCGCCGATGATCCGCGCCTGCTGGCTGGTATCGGCGGCGGTGAGGATGCCGGGGTATATCGCCTTAATGACGAGACCGCCCTGATCCAGACGGTGGATTTTTTTACCCCCATCGTGGACGATCCTTACCTGTTCGGCCAAATTGCCGCGGCCAACGCCTTAAGCGACGTTTATGCCATGGGCGGCACCCCTTTGCTGGCCATGAATCTGGTGGCCTTTCCGGTAAAAAAGCTGGATTGCAGCATCCTGCGGGATATTCTGAAGGGCGGGCTGGATATGGTAACCGAAGCCGGGGCCCTGCTGGTGGGCGGCCACTCCATTGAGGATGAAGAAATTAAATATGGCCTCTCGGTTACCGGTACCGTTCACCCCAGCCGTTTGCTGCTTAACTCCGGGGCCAGGCCCGGCGATCAGTTGCTGTTAACCAAACCCATCGGCACCGGGGTGTTGGCCACCGCCATCAAAGGCGGGCTGACCGGGGCCGGCACGGAGAAATTGATCGGTCGGGTGATGGCGCTGCTTAACCGAGAGGCGGCCCAGGTGATGACCAGTTCCGGCGCCCATGCCTGTACCGATATCACTGGTTTCGGCCTGCTTGGCCATCTGTCTGAAATGGCTGCCGCTTCCGGCGTGGGGGTGGAAATAGAGGCGGCGGCGGTACCGCTGCTGCCGGAAACCCTCCACTTTGCCGGGATGGGGATCATTCCCGCCGGCGCCCACCACAACCGCCAGCACTTTCAACAGTTTGTCGATTGCCGGCTGCCCGACACCGACCCCCGGGAGATGGTTCTTTACGACCCGCAAACCTCCGGCGGCCTGCTGATTGCCGCCCCGCCCAAGAGTATCGCGGCCATGGCCGAACGCTTGCACAAACGCCGCTACCCCCTGGATTTTGGCATTATCGGCAGGGTTACCGACGCTTCTCCGGGCCGGCTTAACGTGATCTGA
- a CDS encoding NAD(P)H-dependent glycerol-3-phosphate dehydrogenase, which produces MVLPAAERIAVVGAGSWGTALALVLARKGYPVELVGHTPERVAEMRQSRRNSRYLPDFSLPENIFPGADPAVVAGCQAVVMVVPSHGFRAVFRQLIPHLSPATAIISAAKGIENDTLLTMTQVMAQELSQDPAGSLLPGPEACPGNTGSTAAPAVNHPLGVLAGPSFAREVAEGLPTAVTVAAALAEESRFFQELFFTERFRVYAGTDLIGQELGGALKNIIAIAAGISDGLGYGTNSRAALITRGLAEITRLGVKMGAKPLTFSGLAGLGDLVLTCTGELSRNRGVGLKLGQGMTLAEILDEMQMVAEGIKTTASAWDLAQKMKVEMPILEQVYQVIYQDKPCREAVRDLLAREGRDELE; this is translated from the coding sequence ATGGTACTGCCGGCGGCGGAACGAATAGCGGTGGTGGGAGCCGGCAGCTGGGGAACCGCTCTGGCCTTGGTGCTGGCCAGAAAGGGTTATCCGGTCGAGCTGGTGGGCCACACCCCGGAGCGGGTGGCCGAGATGCGCCAAAGCCGTCGCAACAGCCGCTACCTGCCCGACTTTTCCCTGCCCGAAAATATTTTTCCCGGTGCCGATCCGGCCGTGGTGGCCGGCTGTCAGGCGGTGGTGATGGTCGTTCCCTCCCATGGCTTCCGAGCCGTTTTCCGGCAACTTATTCCCCACCTTAGCCCGGCAACGGCCATTATTTCCGCCGCCAAAGGGATCGAAAACGACACCCTGTTGACCATGACCCAAGTCATGGCCCAGGAATTAAGCCAAGACCCGGCCGGATCTTTGCTGCCCGGTCCCGAGGCCTGCCCCGGCAACACCGGGTCTACGGCGGCACCGGCGGTCAATCATCCACTGGGGGTGCTGGCCGGTCCCAGTTTTGCCCGCGAAGTAGCCGAAGGTCTGCCCACCGCCGTCACCGTGGCGGCCGCCCTGGCCGAGGAGTCCCGTTTTTTTCAGGAACTGTTTTTTACCGAGCGTTTTCGGGTCTATGCCGGTACCGATCTGATCGGCCAGGAACTGGGCGGGGCGTTGAAGAACATCATCGCCATTGCCGCCGGAATCAGCGACGGCCTGGGCTACGGCACCAACTCCAGGGCGGCCCTGATCACCCGAGGGCTGGCGGAGATTACCCGGTTGGGCGTGAAAATGGGGGCCAAGCCCCTAACCTTTTCCGGGCTGGCCGGGTTGGGTGATCTGGTGCTGACCTGCACCGGTGAACTGAGCCGCAACCGGGGAGTCGGCCTGAAACTGGGCCAGGGAATGACCCTGGCGGAAATCCTGGATGAGATGCAGATGGTGGCTGAAGGGATCAAAACCACGGCCTCAGCCTGGGACCTGGCGCAGAAAATGAAGGTGGAGATGCCTATTTTGGAGCAGGTTTACCAGGTGATTTATCAGGATAAACCCTGTCGGGAAGCGGTGCGCGATCTGCTGGCCCGGGAAGGCCGCGATGAACTCGAGTAG